The following are from one region of the Anabas testudineus chromosome 2, fAnaTes1.2, whole genome shotgun sequence genome:
- the zc3h13 gene encoding zinc finger CCCH domain-containing protein 13 isoform X2 codes for MSKIRRKVTVENSKTISDSSSSTTTSSTSNPAAPSRRPSVFERLGPSTGSNAADSHCRNWLKTGNCSYGNTCRYTHGTQPRGKGFSFSRSTERPTGDLRERMKNKRQDVDPENLKRDLDEPTSPTTRQRDSSRGRHREKEDIKITKERTPASEEEPTEWETNREDSDIGDYDYELSLEMKRQKIQRELMKLEQENLEKREEIVIKKDETPTKIRTTALPKASPEQLSSKDSPSPSPRKSSGSPKHKSVPKSGAKGPGSGKKEKKALVSSSPVSETARPSKGSHSKKKGPRTPSPPPPVPLDIPVTGKKHKGKHKNKEKSEEKQKEGKDRGRDTEKHKEKKEKRRDRSESSHKAKRSITSEERSGSVSSPSRAISPPARKKSPSPKVSSHKTSALDSPPCRSPSPSRHQRTPSPPRHHSPSSHSGSSAQRHSPSPRRRRSSSPAYHRSAPASTSSPQSSRRSRSPPASHDTSSPHRRSDRSSPSRRHSRGRERSRGDRERSPPVQERRHERRDDSRNKREKDSIRSDRDYDSEQVSSRDTRDDRDSREARDRRDARDRGRETTREPRDYRDNRDIKDSRESKTETRSSRESLERRDRERERERDREKERDKDREREKERDTYRKDDPAQDDRSYGRGHGREDGGRAEGRTDRTDRNGRGRGRANETSEKGSNRNSRGSQLESSHDNWESRSSAVRERSVERSTDRSAAERSSERGSDRDRYESDRRGEQTRDSSYDRRGGHAERDRRDNRERASPNRHQGRSEESERDERREERRTDRAEERRDDRTRDRERERDRERDRDREKEREKEKDRERERDKEREKEREAERERAREREREREREREREREREREREEREREREERERERKEREREREREREQRERERQREWEERERGREERRERREDSRDDRPVRDTRDDRKASRKRPRVESSPSPRPSPKRTTRDLSPADSDGYNSAEDKSGDKHRLLSQVVRPQEPLLRSPPRAAPSDDKHSHWKDEERRSGDKREARSRHEELEGRVERIRGGDRRADHLSDTPPDSRSRGRDQRESTPPPLVLAKGGEEREAAGNQSHEEGKKKTKSQKKGLKKGRKEEEVAGGNRLAAAGDRFNSEPPTSASADGPPTLHSPRKGAKKKALERKRKWSRGGESDVSEEDTSAHQPHSKRKRGPRTPPPSMRPDHRSTGGNTELSPLSKVDNFSDWSDEEVTDRGGGLLETQGPLAPSERAPAEPLRRGCGLRVGRDRERCNPPAIAPLLSQDPPMMLQTLTPQPLMSKPLLRKPPPEQTRSSSMGSNQSRASSRRPRSPSNESAHRDDPQGQRSRRGRLQGTNSRDRERERERERERERPGVNDPPGAERKSRIDQLRRGEPSRSTSSDRQDSRSHSSRRSSPDSERQARSRSRAGSYDSRERERDREPFERERDRDRKDLRPQQQQQQQQQQSLLLQQPIQPQRDWEPEPRDWPSRGREPLLMRPGREPLVRERDIRERERLLPEGFIQQHERERERERERDIRVERGGDRERERMMMMDLPPHSDTRAPGRGDLRGEMRGDMRGDIMRQDRSDYEPLLPREAFSPPEPEKPSNSHHLMGEQRELEKADSIDGDDDGKEDDGQSVTSVGEEYEPISDDELDEILADSQKKEDQQDDEKITGPLDVIDVDWSSLMPKQKPEPRAAGAALLRFTPGAVLLRAGISKQLAGPELMEQVKEVCKSELDDPKDADKLFEHDLGALNMAALNRKVERAGLLSNLGPCCKALCARRDFAIRRQLLKNDKGLTKQYPTTPVVDNELLQMSMRLFRRTMAGQASAPERSDSVSAPAAEVAAAGSSKLGSAQPEVCVS; via the exons ATGTCCAAGATCAGGCGGAAGGTAACAGTGGAGAATTCAAAAACCAtatctgacagcagcagcagcactaccACTAGCAGCACCAGCAACCCCGCCGCCCCCTCCCGCAGGCCCAGTGTGTTTGAAAGACTTGGCCCCAGCACTGGGAGTAATGCTGCTGAT AGTCACTGTAGAAATTGGCTGAAGACTGGTAATTGCAGCTACGGCAACACTTGTCGCTATACACATGGAACTCAGCCACGAGGCAAAGGATTTAGCTTTAGTCG GTCAACCGAGAGACCCACAGGTGATCTGCGGGAGAGGATGAAGAATAAAAGACAGGATGTTGACCCAGAAAACCTAAAGCGAGACTTAGACGAGCCTACATCCCCCACAACAAGA CAAAGAGACTCCTCCAGAGGCCGACACAGGGAGAAGGAGGATATAAAGATCACAAAGGAGCGCACCCCAGCTAGTGAAGAAGAGCCCACAGAGTGGGAAACCAATCGTGAAG ACTCAGATATCGGTGATTACGACTACGAGCTATCTTTAGAGATGAAGCGACAGAAGATTCAACGTGAGCTCATGAAATTGGAGCAGGAGAAcctggaaaagagagaggagattGTCATTAAAAAAGATGAGACCCCCACCAAAATAAGAACCACTGCCTTGCCAAAG GCCTCCCCTGAGCAGTTAAGTTCCAAAGATTCACCTTCACCTTCGCCTAGGAAGTCCAGTGGATCcccaaaacacaaaagtgtACCCAAAAGCGGAGCCAAAGGGCCAGGCtctggaaagaaagaaaagaaggcaTTGGTGTCCTCCTCACCTGTTTCAGAAACTGCCAG GCCTTCAAAAGGTAGCCATAGTAAGAAGAAAGGGCCCCGTACCCCCAGTCCTCCTCCCCCAGTCCCCCTGGACATTCCTGTGACCGGGAAGAAACACAAAGGCAAGCATAAAAACAAGGAGAAGTCtgaggagaagcagaaagaagGGAAAGATCGTGGTAgagatacagaaaaacacaaagaaaagaaggaaaaacgaAG GGACCGATCAGAAAGTTCTCACAAGGCTAAGCGATCAATCACATCAGAGGAGCGCTCTGGTAGTGTGTCATCTCCCTCCAGGGCTATATCGCCCCCAGCCAGAAAAAAGTCGCCCTCTCCTAAAGTTTCATCCCATAAGACGTCTGCACTGGACTCCCCTCCTTGCAG GTCTCCCTCTCCTTCGCGACACCAGCGCACCCCCAGTCCACCCCGCCACCACTCTCCTTCCTCTCACTCAGGTTCCTCTGCCCAGCGCCACTCTCCCTCTCCACGCCGGCGCCGTTCGTCCTCTCCCGCCTACCACCGGAGTGCCccagcctccacctcctcacctCAGAGCTCCAGGCGCTCCAGATCACCTCCTGCATCCCATGACACCTCCTCACCCCATCGCCGTTCTGACCGTTCGAGCCCCAGCCGACGCCACTCCAGGGGTCGAGAGAGGAGTCGtggtgacagagagaggagtcCACCTGTCCAGGAACGCAGACATGAGCGTAGAGATG ATAGCCGTAacaagagggagaaagacagcaTCCGCAGCGACCGGGACTATGACTCTGAGCAGGTCTCATCAAGGGACACACGTGATGACAGGGATTCCAGAGAGGCTCGTGATCGACGAGATGCTCGTGATCGAGGAAGGGAAACAACCCGAGAGCCTCGTGACTACCGAGACAATAGGGACATAAAGGACTCcagagagagcaagacagagacCCGCTCCAGTCGGGAGTCACTTGAACGGCGTGACCGCGAACGGGAACGAGAGAGAGATcgggagaaagagagggacaaggacagagagcgagagaaggagagagacacatacagaaagGATGATCCAGCTCAGGACGATAGAAGTTATGGGAGAGGTCATGGACGCGAAGATGGAGGGAGAGCTGAAGGCAGGACAGACAGAACTGACAGGAATGGACGAGGGAGAGGACGTGCTAATGAGACCTCTGAAAAAG GCTCAAACAGAAACTCCCGGGGCTCACAGCTGGAAAGTAGCCATGATAACTGGGAGTCACGGAGCAGTGCAGTGCGTGAGCGGAGCGTCGAGAGGAGCACGGATCGCAGTGCTGCTGAACGAAGCTCAGAGAGGGGCTCAGACCGAGATCGTTATGAGAGTgatagaagaggagagcagACCCGGGACTCTTCCTACGACAGGAGAGGAGGGCATGCAGAGCGAGATCGCAGAGACAACCGAGAGAGAG cTTCTCCTAACAGACACCAAGGAAGATCAGAGGAGTCTGAGAGggacgagaggagagaggagcgcAGGACAGACAGAGCGGAGGAGAGAAGGGATGACCGGACTCGTGACcgggagcgagagagagacagggagagggacagggacagagagaaggagagggagaaagagaaggacagagagcgggagagggacaaggaaagagaaaaggagagggaggcagagagggaaagggccagagagagggagcgggagcgtgaaagagagagggaaagggagcgggagagagagagggaacgTGAGGAgcgggagagggagagggaggaacgagagagagagaggaaggagcgGGAacgggagagggagagagagagggaacagcGGGAGCGAGAGAGGCAGCGGGAATGGGAGGAAcgagaaagaggaagggaggagaggcgggagaggagggaggactCCCGGGATGATCGACCTGTTCGGGACACCCGGGATGATCGCAAGGCAAG TCGTAAGAGGCCAAGAGTGGAGAGCAGTCCTAGCCCCAGACCCTCACCTAAGCGAACGACACGGGACCTGAGTCCGGCAGACAGTGACGGTTACAACAGTGCAGAAGACAAAA GTGGTGACAAGCATCGTCTGCTGAGCCAAGTGGTCCGGCCCCAGGAGCCCTTGTTACGTTCTCCACCAAGGGCTGCTCCATCAGATGACAAGCACAGTCACTGGAAGGATGAGGAGCGCAGATCCGGGGACAAAAGGGAAGCACGCAGCCGTCATGAGGAGCTGGAGGGTCGTGTGGAACGGATCAGAGGTGGCGACAGACGAGCAGATCACCTTTCAGACACCCCGCCTGATTCTCGTAGCAGAGGTAGAGACCAGCGGGAATCCACTCCACCTCCTTTGGTGCTTGCCAAAGggggtgaagagagagaggccGCTGGCAACCAGTCTCATGAGGAAGgcaaaaagaagacaaagtCACAGAAAAAGGGGCTCAAGAAGGGTCGCAAGGAAGAGGAGGTTGCTGGTGGCAACCGTCTTGCTGCTGCAGGGGACCGTTTCAACTCTGAACCCCCAACTAGTGCTTCTGCAGATGGACCTCCGACCTTACACTCCCCCAGAAAAGGAGCCAAGAAAAAGGCACTCGAGCGAAAGAGGAAATGGTCACGAGGAGGAGAATCTGATGTGTCTGAGGAGGATACATCAGCCCATCAGCCACATAGTAAGAGGAAAAGAGGTCCCAGGACTCCACCACCCTCAATGAGGCCGGATCACCGCAGTACTGGAGGCAACACAGAACTATCGCCACTCTCCAAGGTGGACAACTTCAGTGACTGGTCAGATGAGGAGGTCACAGACCGAGGGGGAGGACTATTGGAAACACAAGGTCCCCTGGCTCCCTCGGAGAGGGCTCCTGCTGAGCCCCTTAGGAGAGGTTGTGGTCTCAGGGTGGGCAGGGACAGGGAAAGGTGTAACCCCCCTGCCATCGCCCCTCTGCTTTCTCAGGATCCACCAATGATGCTTCAGACTCTGACTCCACAACCCCTCATGTCCAAGCCCCTGCTCCGCAAACCTCCCCCAGAGCAGACGCGGAGCAGCAGCATGGGGAGCAACCAGAGCCGGGCATCATCCCGCCGCCCACGATCACCCTCTAACGAATCAGCCCACCGAGATGACCCCCAAGGCCAACGATCCCGTCGAGGCAGGCTGCAGGGCACCAATTCACGTGACcgggaaagggagagagaaagggagagggagagagagaggccggGGGTGAATGACCCtccaggagcagagaggaagtcTCGAATTGACCAGTTGAGGAGAGGAGAGCCCAGCCGCAGTACCTCATcag ACCGGCAGGATTCTCGCAGCCACAGTTCCAGACGCAGCTCACCTGACTCTGAGAGGCAGGCCAGGTCCAGATCCCGTGCGGGGTCCTATGACAGTCGGGAACGGGAAAGAGACAGGGAGCCATTCGAGCGGGAACGGGATCGAGACCGAAAGGATCTCCggcctcagcagcagcagcagcaacagcagcagcagtccctTCTCCTTCAGCAGCCCATACAGCCACAGAGAGACTGGGAGCCTGAACCTAGGGATTGGCCTAGCAGGGGACGTGAGCCCCTGCTGATGCGCCCTGGCCGTGAGCCCCTTGTGAGGGAAAGGGACATCAGGGAGAGGGAACGCTTACTACCTGAAGGATTCATCCAACAGCACGAACGGGAGCGAGAAAGAGAGCGTGAGAGAGACATCAGAGTTGAAAGAGGTGGTGATcgggagagggagaggatgatgatgatggaccTACCGCCACACAGCGACACCAGAGCTCCAGGACGGGGAGACCTGAGGGGTGAAATGAGAGGAGACATGCGAGGGGACATAATGAGGCAGGATAGGAGCGACTATGAGCCCCTGCTGCCAAGAGAGGCCTTCAGCCCACCAGAACCTGAGAAACCAAGCAACAGTCATCATCTCATGGGAGAGCAACGGGAGCTTGAGAAAGCAGACAGCATAGACG GAGACGATGATGGAAAGGAAGATGATGGCCAGTCAGTCACATCTGTAGGAGAGGAGTATGAACCAATCAGTGATGATGAGCTGGATGAAATCCTTGCCGACAGTCAGAAGAAGGAGGATCAACAGGACGATGAGAAGATTACAG GTCCTCTGGACGTGATTGATGTGGACTGGTCCAGCCTAATGCCCAAACAGAAGCCGGAACCACGGGCAGCAGGAGCTGCGCTGCTCCGGTTCACCCCGGGGGCTGTGCTTCTCAGGGCGGGCATCAGCAAGCAACTTGCTGGGCCTGAGCTCATGGAGCAAGTCAAAGAGGTGTGCAAGTCTGAGCTGGACGACCCCAAAG ATGCTGACAAGCTGTTTGAGCATGACCTGGGGGCCCTGAACATGGCAGCTCTGAACAGGAAAGTGGAGAGGGCAGGTTTACTGAGCAACCTGGGCCCTTGCTGCAAGGCCCTGTGTGCCCGCAGGGACTTTGCCATTCGCCGGCAACTGTTAAAAAATGACAAG GGCCTCACAAAACAGTACCCCACCACACCTGTGGTAGACaatgagctgctgcagatgaGCATGCGACTCTTCAGAAGGACCATGGCTGGCCAGGCTTCGGCCCCAGAAAGGTCTGACAGTGTGTCCGCACCAGCAGCTGAAGTTGCTGCAGCTGGTAGTAGTAAGCTCGGCTCAGCGCAgcctgaggtgtgtgtgtcctga
- the zc3h13 gene encoding zinc finger CCCH domain-containing protein 13 isoform X1 yields the protein MSKIRRKVTVENSKTISDSSSSTTTSSTSNPAAPSRRPSVFERLGPSTGSNAADSHCRNWLKTGNCSYGNTCRYTHGTQPRGKGFSFSRSTERPTGDLRERMKNKRQDVDPENLKRDLDEPTSPTTRQRDSSRGRHREKEDIKITKERTPASEEEPTEWETNREDSDIGDYDYELSLEMKRQKIQRELMKLEQENLEKREEIVIKKDETPTKIRTTALPKASPEQLSSKDSPSPSPRKSSGSPKHKSVPKSGAKGPGSGKKEKKALVSSSPVSETARPSKGSHSKKKGPRTPSPPPPVPLDIPVTGKKHKGKHKNKEKSEEKQKEGKDRGRDTEKHKEKKEKRRDRSESSHKAKRSITSEERSGSVSSPSRAISPPARKKSPSPKVSSHKTSALDSPPCRSPSPSRHQRTPSPPRHHSPSSHSGSSAQRHSPSPRRRRSSSPAYHRSAPASTSSPQSSRRSRSPPASHDTSSPHRRSDRSSPSRRHSRGRERSRGDRERSPPVQERRHERRDDSRNKREKDSIRSDRDYDSEQVSSRDTRDDRDSREARDRRDARDRGRETTREPRDYRDNRDIKDSRESKTETRSSRESLERRDRERERERDREKERDKDREREKERDTYRKDDPAQDDRSYGRGHGREDGGRAEGRTDRTDRNGRGRGRANETSEKGSNRNSRGSQLESSHDNWESRSSAVRERSVERSTDRSAAERSSERGSDRDRYESDRRGEQTRDSSYDRRGGHAERDRRDNRERASPNRHQGRSEESERDERREERRTDRAEERRDDRTRDRERERDRERDRDREKEREKEKDRERERDKEREKEREAERERAREREREREREREREREREREREEREREREERERERKEREREREREREQRERERQREWEERERGREERRERREDSRDDRPVRDTRDDRKASRKRPRVESSPSPRPSPKRTTRDLSPADSDGYNSAEDKSERPIGRGQAKLHSQPLLPSPVCPTPSDSGDKHRLLSQVVRPQEPLLRSPPRAAPSDDKHSHWKDEERRSGDKREARSRHEELEGRVERIRGGDRRADHLSDTPPDSRSRGRDQRESTPPPLVLAKGGEEREAAGNQSHEEGKKKTKSQKKGLKKGRKEEEVAGGNRLAAAGDRFNSEPPTSASADGPPTLHSPRKGAKKKALERKRKWSRGGESDVSEEDTSAHQPHSKRKRGPRTPPPSMRPDHRSTGGNTELSPLSKVDNFSDWSDEEVTDRGGGLLETQGPLAPSERAPAEPLRRGCGLRVGRDRERCNPPAIAPLLSQDPPMMLQTLTPQPLMSKPLLRKPPPEQTRSSSMGSNQSRASSRRPRSPSNESAHRDDPQGQRSRRGRLQGTNSRDRERERERERERERPGVNDPPGAERKSRIDQLRRGEPSRSTSSDRQDSRSHSSRRSSPDSERQARSRSRAGSYDSRERERDREPFERERDRDRKDLRPQQQQQQQQQQSLLLQQPIQPQRDWEPEPRDWPSRGREPLLMRPGREPLVRERDIRERERLLPEGFIQQHERERERERERDIRVERGGDRERERMMMMDLPPHSDTRAPGRGDLRGEMRGDMRGDIMRQDRSDYEPLLPREAFSPPEPEKPSNSHHLMGEQRELEKADSIDGDDDGKEDDGQSVTSVGEEYEPISDDELDEILADSQKKEDQQDDEKITGPLDVIDVDWSSLMPKQKPEPRAAGAALLRFTPGAVLLRAGISKQLAGPELMEQVKEVCKSELDDPKDADKLFEHDLGALNMAALNRKVERAGLLSNLGPCCKALCARRDFAIRRQLLKNDKGLTKQYPTTPVVDNELLQMSMRLFRRTMAGQASAPERSDSVSAPAAEVAAAGSSKLGSAQPEVCVS from the exons ATGTCCAAGATCAGGCGGAAGGTAACAGTGGAGAATTCAAAAACCAtatctgacagcagcagcagcactaccACTAGCAGCACCAGCAACCCCGCCGCCCCCTCCCGCAGGCCCAGTGTGTTTGAAAGACTTGGCCCCAGCACTGGGAGTAATGCTGCTGAT AGTCACTGTAGAAATTGGCTGAAGACTGGTAATTGCAGCTACGGCAACACTTGTCGCTATACACATGGAACTCAGCCACGAGGCAAAGGATTTAGCTTTAGTCG GTCAACCGAGAGACCCACAGGTGATCTGCGGGAGAGGATGAAGAATAAAAGACAGGATGTTGACCCAGAAAACCTAAAGCGAGACTTAGACGAGCCTACATCCCCCACAACAAGA CAAAGAGACTCCTCCAGAGGCCGACACAGGGAGAAGGAGGATATAAAGATCACAAAGGAGCGCACCCCAGCTAGTGAAGAAGAGCCCACAGAGTGGGAAACCAATCGTGAAG ACTCAGATATCGGTGATTACGACTACGAGCTATCTTTAGAGATGAAGCGACAGAAGATTCAACGTGAGCTCATGAAATTGGAGCAGGAGAAcctggaaaagagagaggagattGTCATTAAAAAAGATGAGACCCCCACCAAAATAAGAACCACTGCCTTGCCAAAG GCCTCCCCTGAGCAGTTAAGTTCCAAAGATTCACCTTCACCTTCGCCTAGGAAGTCCAGTGGATCcccaaaacacaaaagtgtACCCAAAAGCGGAGCCAAAGGGCCAGGCtctggaaagaaagaaaagaaggcaTTGGTGTCCTCCTCACCTGTTTCAGAAACTGCCAG GCCTTCAAAAGGTAGCCATAGTAAGAAGAAAGGGCCCCGTACCCCCAGTCCTCCTCCCCCAGTCCCCCTGGACATTCCTGTGACCGGGAAGAAACACAAAGGCAAGCATAAAAACAAGGAGAAGTCtgaggagaagcagaaagaagGGAAAGATCGTGGTAgagatacagaaaaacacaaagaaaagaaggaaaaacgaAG GGACCGATCAGAAAGTTCTCACAAGGCTAAGCGATCAATCACATCAGAGGAGCGCTCTGGTAGTGTGTCATCTCCCTCCAGGGCTATATCGCCCCCAGCCAGAAAAAAGTCGCCCTCTCCTAAAGTTTCATCCCATAAGACGTCTGCACTGGACTCCCCTCCTTGCAG GTCTCCCTCTCCTTCGCGACACCAGCGCACCCCCAGTCCACCCCGCCACCACTCTCCTTCCTCTCACTCAGGTTCCTCTGCCCAGCGCCACTCTCCCTCTCCACGCCGGCGCCGTTCGTCCTCTCCCGCCTACCACCGGAGTGCCccagcctccacctcctcacctCAGAGCTCCAGGCGCTCCAGATCACCTCCTGCATCCCATGACACCTCCTCACCCCATCGCCGTTCTGACCGTTCGAGCCCCAGCCGACGCCACTCCAGGGGTCGAGAGAGGAGTCGtggtgacagagagaggagtcCACCTGTCCAGGAACGCAGACATGAGCGTAGAGATG ATAGCCGTAacaagagggagaaagacagcaTCCGCAGCGACCGGGACTATGACTCTGAGCAGGTCTCATCAAGGGACACACGTGATGACAGGGATTCCAGAGAGGCTCGTGATCGACGAGATGCTCGTGATCGAGGAAGGGAAACAACCCGAGAGCCTCGTGACTACCGAGACAATAGGGACATAAAGGACTCcagagagagcaagacagagacCCGCTCCAGTCGGGAGTCACTTGAACGGCGTGACCGCGAACGGGAACGAGAGAGAGATcgggagaaagagagggacaaggacagagagcgagagaaggagagagacacatacagaaagGATGATCCAGCTCAGGACGATAGAAGTTATGGGAGAGGTCATGGACGCGAAGATGGAGGGAGAGCTGAAGGCAGGACAGACAGAACTGACAGGAATGGACGAGGGAGAGGACGTGCTAATGAGACCTCTGAAAAAG GCTCAAACAGAAACTCCCGGGGCTCACAGCTGGAAAGTAGCCATGATAACTGGGAGTCACGGAGCAGTGCAGTGCGTGAGCGGAGCGTCGAGAGGAGCACGGATCGCAGTGCTGCTGAACGAAGCTCAGAGAGGGGCTCAGACCGAGATCGTTATGAGAGTgatagaagaggagagcagACCCGGGACTCTTCCTACGACAGGAGAGGAGGGCATGCAGAGCGAGATCGCAGAGACAACCGAGAGAGAG cTTCTCCTAACAGACACCAAGGAAGATCAGAGGAGTCTGAGAGggacgagaggagagaggagcgcAGGACAGACAGAGCGGAGGAGAGAAGGGATGACCGGACTCGTGACcgggagcgagagagagacagggagagggacagggacagagagaaggagagggagaaagagaaggacagagagcgggagagggacaaggaaagagaaaaggagagggaggcagagagggaaagggccagagagagggagcgggagcgtgaaagagagagggaaagggagcgggagagagagagggaacgTGAGGAgcgggagagggagagggaggaacgagagagagagaggaaggagcgGGAacgggagagggagagagagagggaacagcGGGAGCGAGAGAGGCAGCGGGAATGGGAGGAAcgagaaagaggaagggaggagaggcgggagaggagggaggactCCCGGGATGATCGACCTGTTCGGGACACCCGGGATGATCGCAAGGCAAG TCGTAAGAGGCCAAGAGTGGAGAGCAGTCCTAGCCCCAGACCCTCACCTAAGCGAACGACACGGGACCTGAGTCCGGCAGACAGTGACGGTTACAACAGTGCAGAAGACAAAAGTGAGCGCCCGATTGGCCGAGGGCAGGCCAAGCTCCACTCTCAACCCCTCCTCCCCAGCCCAGTGTGTCCGACTCCATCTGACA GTGGTGACAAGCATCGTCTGCTGAGCCAAGTGGTCCGGCCCCAGGAGCCCTTGTTACGTTCTCCACCAAGGGCTGCTCCATCAGATGACAAGCACAGTCACTGGAAGGATGAGGAGCGCAGATCCGGGGACAAAAGGGAAGCACGCAGCCGTCATGAGGAGCTGGAGGGTCGTGTGGAACGGATCAGAGGTGGCGACAGACGAGCAGATCACCTTTCAGACACCCCGCCTGATTCTCGTAGCAGAGGTAGAGACCAGCGGGAATCCACTCCACCTCCTTTGGTGCTTGCCAAAGggggtgaagagagagaggccGCTGGCAACCAGTCTCATGAGGAAGgcaaaaagaagacaaagtCACAGAAAAAGGGGCTCAAGAAGGGTCGCAAGGAAGAGGAGGTTGCTGGTGGCAACCGTCTTGCTGCTGCAGGGGACCGTTTCAACTCTGAACCCCCAACTAGTGCTTCTGCAGATGGACCTCCGACCTTACACTCCCCCAGAAAAGGAGCCAAGAAAAAGGCACTCGAGCGAAAGAGGAAATGGTCACGAGGAGGAGAATCTGATGTGTCTGAGGAGGATACATCAGCCCATCAGCCACATAGTAAGAGGAAAAGAGGTCCCAGGACTCCACCACCCTCAATGAGGCCGGATCACCGCAGTACTGGAGGCAACACAGAACTATCGCCACTCTCCAAGGTGGACAACTTCAGTGACTGGTCAGATGAGGAGGTCACAGACCGAGGGGGAGGACTATTGGAAACACAAGGTCCCCTGGCTCCCTCGGAGAGGGCTCCTGCTGAGCCCCTTAGGAGAGGTTGTGGTCTCAGGGTGGGCAGGGACAGGGAAAGGTGTAACCCCCCTGCCATCGCCCCTCTGCTTTCTCAGGATCCACCAATGATGCTTCAGACTCTGACTCCACAACCCCTCATGTCCAAGCCCCTGCTCCGCAAACCTCCCCCAGAGCAGACGCGGAGCAGCAGCATGGGGAGCAACCAGAGCCGGGCATCATCCCGCCGCCCACGATCACCCTCTAACGAATCAGCCCACCGAGATGACCCCCAAGGCCAACGATCCCGTCGAGGCAGGCTGCAGGGCACCAATTCACGTGACcgggaaagggagagagaaagggagagggagagagagaggccggGGGTGAATGACCCtccaggagcagagaggaagtcTCGAATTGACCAGTTGAGGAGAGGAGAGCCCAGCCGCAGTACCTCATcag ACCGGCAGGATTCTCGCAGCCACAGTTCCAGACGCAGCTCACCTGACTCTGAGAGGCAGGCCAGGTCCAGATCCCGTGCGGGGTCCTATGACAGTCGGGAACGGGAAAGAGACAGGGAGCCATTCGAGCGGGAACGGGATCGAGACCGAAAGGATCTCCggcctcagcagcagcagcagcaacagcagcagcagtccctTCTCCTTCAGCAGCCCATACAGCCACAGAGAGACTGGGAGCCTGAACCTAGGGATTGGCCTAGCAGGGGACGTGAGCCCCTGCTGATGCGCCCTGGCCGTGAGCCCCTTGTGAGGGAAAGGGACATCAGGGAGAGGGAACGCTTACTACCTGAAGGATTCATCCAACAGCACGAACGGGAGCGAGAAAGAGAGCGTGAGAGAGACATCAGAGTTGAAAGAGGTGGTGATcgggagagggagaggatgatgatgatggaccTACCGCCACACAGCGACACCAGAGCTCCAGGACGGGGAGACCTGAGGGGTGAAATGAGAGGAGACATGCGAGGGGACATAATGAGGCAGGATAGGAGCGACTATGAGCCCCTGCTGCCAAGAGAGGCCTTCAGCCCACCAGAACCTGAGAAACCAAGCAACAGTCATCATCTCATGGGAGAGCAACGGGAGCTTGAGAAAGCAGACAGCATAGACG GAGACGATGATGGAAAGGAAGATGATGGCCAGTCAGTCACATCTGTAGGAGAGGAGTATGAACCAATCAGTGATGATGAGCTGGATGAAATCCTTGCCGACAGTCAGAAGAAGGAGGATCAACAGGACGATGAGAAGATTACAG GTCCTCTGGACGTGATTGATGTGGACTGGTCCAGCCTAATGCCCAAACAGAAGCCGGAACCACGGGCAGCAGGAGCTGCGCTGCTCCGGTTCACCCCGGGGGCTGTGCTTCTCAGGGCGGGCATCAGCAAGCAACTTGCTGGGCCTGAGCTCATGGAGCAAGTCAAAGAGGTGTGCAAGTCTGAGCTGGACGACCCCAAAG ATGCTGACAAGCTGTTTGAGCATGACCTGGGGGCCCTGAACATGGCAGCTCTGAACAGGAAAGTGGAGAGGGCAGGTTTACTGAGCAACCTGGGCCCTTGCTGCAAGGCCCTGTGTGCCCGCAGGGACTTTGCCATTCGCCGGCAACTGTTAAAAAATGACAAG GGCCTCACAAAACAGTACCCCACCACACCTGTGGTAGACaatgagctgctgcagatgaGCATGCGACTCTTCAGAAGGACCATGGCTGGCCAGGCTTCGGCCCCAGAAAGGTCTGACAGTGTGTCCGCACCAGCAGCTGAAGTTGCTGCAGCTGGTAGTAGTAAGCTCGGCTCAGCGCAgcctgaggtgtgtgtgtcctga